A genome region from Triticum aestivum cultivar Chinese Spring chromosome 2B, IWGSC CS RefSeq v2.1, whole genome shotgun sequence includes the following:
- the LOC123041103 gene encoding protein-lysine methyltransferase METTL21D-like has translation MAAAATATSAAAAAAAAAACSSNVSVSDANNASPSNIPAISSASDSDSEDLLLLLLPNLLPASAAAAPSSEAQLHQFHLPALPSPITVRTIPSLGLTFQLWPSATTLLRFLPASPHLLPRPPTAHCPLSILELGSGTGAAGLALAAALPAHAVLSDLSAALPNLRHNASLNAPLLDSRGGSVSVVPLPWGDAAAMEAVVAPAPAFRFDLVVASDVVYYEELVDPLIETLCFFVKGDVVFLMAHMRRWKRTDKKFFGKARKVFDIEVLHKDPPPEGWRHGPVVYRFTVKKQRGKK, from the coding sequence ATGGCGGCCGCCGCCACAGCCACCTctgccgccgcagccgcagccgccgccgccgcatgttCGTCCAACGTCTCTGTTTCCGACGCCAACAACGCATCTCCCTCCAACATACCCGCCATATCCTCTGCTTCCGACTCCGactccgaggatctcctcctcctcctcctcccaaacCTCCTccccgcgtccgccgccgccgccccctcatcCGAGGCGCAGCTCCACCAATTCCACCTCCCCGCGCTTCCGTCCCCCATCACCGTCCGCACCATCCCTTCCCTCGGGCTCACCTTCCAGCTCTGGCCCTCCGCCACCACGCTCCTCCGCTTCCTCCCCGCCTCCCCGCATCTCCTCCCGCGCCCGCCCACCGCACACTGCCCGCTCAGCATCCTGGAGCTCGGCTCCGGGACCGGCGCCGCGGGCCTCGCCCTGGCGGCGGCCCTCCCGGCGCACGCCGTCCTCTCCGACCTCTCCGCCGCGCTCCCCAATCTCCGCCACAACGCCTCCCTCAACGCGCCCCTCCTCGACTCCCGCGGCGGCTCCGTCTCCGTCGTGCCGCTCCCCTGGGGCGATGCCGCCGCGATGGAGGCCGTGGTGGCCCCAGCGCCGGCGTTTCGGTTTGACCTCGTCGTGGCGTCGGACGTGGTCTACTACGAGGAGTTGGTCGACCCCTTGATAGAGACGCTGTGCTTCTTCGTGAAGGGGGATGTGGTGTTCCTGATGGCGCACATGAGGAGGTGGAAACGCACGGATAAGAAATTCTTCGGGAAGGCCAGGAAGGTCTTCGACATTGAGGTGTTGCACAAGGATCCACCCCCCGAAGGCTGGCGCCATGGTCCGGTGGTATACCGCTTCACAGTGAAGAAGCAGCGTGGCAAGAAGTGA
- the LOC123044492 gene encoding chaperonin-like RbcX protein 2, chloroplastic: MAVAQAAAVVTPVVAGAAPSVSPRPPSRGPAGAGGGLGWRRRPRGSASRGLVIADAFGGQYEDGFGDVELEIMNYFTYKATQTVLYQLYEMNPPAYTWLYNYLVVNDAKEGIHFLRALSKERQDLAERVMVTRLHLYGRWIKKCDHTKMYERISNENLELMRERLMETVVWPTDDTNSSDKQD; the protein is encoded by the exons ATGGCCGTCGCCCAGGCCGCAGCGGTTGTCACGCCGGTGGTGGCCGGGGCTGCGCCGTCCGTCTCTCCGCGGCCGCCGTCCCGGGGACCGGCCGGAGCCGGAGGCGGGCTGGGGTGGCGCCGCCGTCCGAGGGGGAGCGCCAGCCGCGGCCTGGTCATCGCGGACGCGTTCGGCGGGCAGTACGAAGACGGGTTCGGGGACGTGGAATTG GAAATCATGAATTACTTCACTTACAAGGCCACACAGACGGTACTCTATCAGTTGTATGAGATGAATCCGCCGGCATACACTTGGCTTTATAA TTATCTTGTCGTCAATGACGCAAAAGAGGGTATACATTTCCTGCGAGCGCTCTCGAAG GAGAGGCAAGACCTGGCAGAGAGGGTGATGGTCACACGCCTTCACTTATACGGCAGATGGATCAAG AAATGTGACCATACGAAAATGTACGAAAGGATTTCGAATGAGAACTTGGAGCTCATGCGTGAGAGGCTAATGGAAACAGTGGTGTGGCCAACTGATGACACGAACTCCAGCGACAAGCAAGATTGA
- the LOC123044493 gene encoding L-type lectin-domain containing receptor kinase IX.1, whose translation MRSRATGTCFLALQFILFFTFNIAGVSPLSFKLNFTESNYTASTAIKFQEDAFYNKGIKLTKDELKDEITNSVGRAVYADPVLLWDTTTGQLADFSTHFTFRITATNLTATNNPYGEGLAFFLSPYPSVVPNSSTGGFLGLFSNGSDQNDPSNELVAVEFDSHNNTWDPKGDHVGIDIHSVVSVDKVLWNSSINDGRIANAWVSYQASSFNLSIFLTYLEDPQFSGNSTLSYSVDLRKYLPGKVAIGFSAATGRFVELHEILYWEFNSTDLQLMKTEKMRSVLVISLATTISVMVCSVCLVWCLLHFRTRRSRNEKQKKLGYHESIDGEFEKGSGPRRFRYNELVAATRNFALERKLGEGGFGAVYQGLLKDQNLDVAIKRVAKGSTQGRKEYISEVKIISRLRHRNLVQLEGWCHEHGEFLLVYEFMPNRSLDTHLYDNSNLLTWPLRFKVTAGVASALLYLHEEWEQCVIHRDIKPSNVMLDSAFNAKLGDFGLARLIDHDRASQTTVLAGTMGYMAPECVTTGKAIKESDVYSFGILALEIACGRRPVVLKEDDDKIVLVQWVWDLYGRNKILNAVDSRLDGTFEDREAACLMVVGLWCAHPDYNLRPSIRQVISVLKFEAPLPNLPPKMPVAMYFAPPISLCRFSYTSSDGTLKQQELERSNGYGKTSSSTATNASSSPPSVRLPEVGY comes from the coding sequence ATGAGATCGAGAGCCACGGGAACTTGCTTCCTGGCTCTCCAGTTCATCCTATTCTTCACTTTCAATATTGCCGGCGTCAGTCCTCTGTCCTTCAAGCTGAATTTCACCGAATCCAACTATACTGCGTCCACCGCAATCAAGTTCCAGGAGGATGCCTTCTACAACAAGGGGATCAAGCTGACCAAGGACGAGCTCAAAGACGAGATCACTAACAGTGTAGGCCGAGCAGTCTACGCCGATCCAGTGCTCCTCTGGGATACCACCACTGGTCAGTTAGCCGACTTCTCAACCCACTTCACCTTCAGGATAACTGCCACAAACTTAACCGCAACCAACAATCCATACGGTGAGGGCCTAGCCTTCTTCCTCTCACCGTACCCTTCGGTGGTTCCCAATAGCTCCACTGGTGGTTTTCTTGGCCTCTTCAGCAATGGGAGTGATCAGAATGACCCATCCAATGAGCTCGTGGCTGTTGAGTTCGACAGCCACAATAACACATGGGATCCAAAAGGCGACCATGTGGGCATCGACATCCATTCAGTTGTATCCGTAGACAAGGTGTTGTGGAATAGTAGCATTAATGATGGTCGCATAGCCAATGCGTGGGTAAGTTACCAGGCCAGCTCCTTCAACTTGAGCATCTTCTTGACGTACCTGGAGGATCCACAATTCAGTGGCAACTCCACCTTATCTTATTCAGTTGATCTCAGAAAATACCTCCCAGGCAAAGTGGCCATTGGCTTCTCAGCTGCCACGGGTAGATTTGTTGAGCTCCATGAGATACTTTACTGGGAATTCAATTCTACGGATTTGCAGCTGATGAAGACTGAGAAGATGAGAAGTGTACTGGTCATAAGCTTGGCTACTACCATAAGTGTCATGGTATGTTCTGTGTGCTTGGTTTGGTGCCTTCTGCATTTTAGGACTAGGAGATCAAGAAATGAGAAACAAAAGAAGCTAGGGTATCATGAGTCCATTGATGGTGAATTTGAAAAAGGGAGTGGCCCAAGAAGATTTCGGTACAATGAACTTGTGGCCGCCACAAGGAACTTTGCTTTGGAGAGGAAGCTTGGAGAAGGAGGATTCGGCGCAGTCTACCAGGGCCTTTTGAAGGATCAAAACCTCGATGTTGCCATAAAGCGAGTGGCAAAGGGGTCTACACAGGGAAGGAAGGAGTACATATCTGAGGTCAAGATCATCAGCCGGCTGAGGCATCGCAACCTTGTGCAGCTTGAGGGCTGGTGTCATGAGCATGGAGAGTTCTTGCTTGTCTATGAGTTCATGCCAAACAGGAGCTTGGACACACACCTCTATGATAACAGTAATTTGCTAACATGGCCATTGAGGTTCAAGGTCACCGCAGGTGTTGCATCTGCCCTCCTGTACCTCCACGAGGAATGGGAGCAATGTGTCATTCACCGTGATATCAAACCGAGCAATGTCATGCTTGATTCTGCATTCAATGCCAAGCTTGGTGATTTTGGGCTCGCGCGGCTCATTGACCACGACCGAGCCTCGCAAACTACAGTGTTAGCTGGGACAATGGGTTACATGGCTCCAGAGTGTGTCACCACTGGCAAGGCAATCAAAGAATCTGATGTCTACAGCTTTGGGATTCTTGCATTGGAGATTGCATGCGGAAGGCGACCAGTTGTACTAAAGGAAGACGATGACAAGATCGTATTGGTTCAGTGGgtatgggatctctatggaagaaaCAAGATTCTTAATGCAGTTGACAGCAGGCTTGATGGCACATTTGAAGATAGAGAGGCAGCGTGTTTGATGGTCGTCGGACTGTGGTGTGCACATCCAGATTACAATCTCCGACCTTCGATTCGTCAGGTCATAAGTGTACTGAAGTTTGAAGCACCATTGCCAAACCTTCCCCCGAAGATGCCAGTGGCCATGTACTTTGCACCGCCAATTTCTCTGTGCAGGTTTTCATACACCTCATCTGATGGGACACTCAAGCAGCAGGAGCTGGAGAGGTCCAATGGTTATGGAAAAACAAGCTCATCCACTGCAACCAATGCATCCAGTTCACCTCCTTCTGTGCGGTTGCCAGAGGTGGGCTACTAA